The Candidatus Brocadiia bacterium genome includes a window with the following:
- a CDS encoding ABC transporter ATP-binding protein: MSNDIILRAQDVHRFFPAGEGQLEILKGISLDIKKGEVISIVGPSGAGKSTLLHIMGLLDRPTAGQVYFNGQDIYAQSSGAQARIRNASFAFVFQFYHLISELDVLENTILPFYISHSIMGFMANNSGLKERGREILDKLGLSQRIHHRPGQLSGGEQQRVAIARALVSNPEIIFCDEPTGNLDSATSAEVQDLILELNRKEGKTFIIVTHEEKIAQKAHRIIRMVDGRII, translated from the coding sequence ATGAGTAACGATATTATTTTACGTGCCCAGGACGTCCATCGCTTCTTCCCGGCCGGGGAAGGGCAGCTGGAGATTCTTAAGGGCATTTCGCTTGATATAAAGAAAGGCGAGGTCATCTCCATCGTCGGTCCATCCGGCGCCGGTAAAAGTACGCTTTTGCATATAATGGGTTTGTTAGACCGGCCGACCGCCGGGCAGGTCTATTTTAACGGGCAGGATATCTACGCCCAGTCATCCGGCGCCCAGGCCCGGATAAGGAACGCCTCGTTCGCATTTGTCTTTCAATTCTATCACCTGATATCCGAGCTCGACGTCCTGGAAAATACCATACTGCCTTTTTATATATCGCATTCGATTATGGGCTTTATGGCCAATAATTCCGGGCTCAAGGAGCGGGGCAGGGAGATACTTGACAAGTTGGGCCTGAGCCAGAGGATTCATCATCGTCCGGGCCAGCTTTCCGGAGGCGAACAGCAGCGCGTGGCTATCGCCCGTGCGTTGGTAAGCAACCCTGAGATAATTTTCTGCGACGAGCCGACCGGCAATCTGGACAGCGCCACCAGCGCCGAGGTTCAGGACCTGATACTGGAGCTTAACCGCAAAGAAGGCAAGACATTCATCATTGTCACCCAC
- a CDS encoding ABC transporter permease produces MYKLFLAWRYLTSRKIMYFCIAGIAVGVMALIIVTSVMGGFVREVRERIRGTASHISVTNPSGYFIRDYRKLMDDIKSVQGVAACAPRLEWGALLGNSPQQMRFVQLTGIESALETNVSEFSKYLIGKTPADFGNVQDGAIVGSQIFGIPPFHKTDTPPMSGTGISLTSARFSPLGIPLPIRRDFTVVGAFNIGMLEYDTNIYIPLSSAQDFLGASNAVTRIAVKLDDYGKAPQVIKELGSRLPPYLLIQTWEDEKRILLRAVGIEKNLNAIILFFIVIVAAFNILSMLTMRVVEKTHDIGIIKSMGATTGGIAQLFLYQGILIALVGCIIGVTCGYFIASNLNPIADLLHTLSGFEVFPKDVYMLDEIPSEISFLTIVVITLATIAVSVIFSIYPSVKASRLQPTEALKYE; encoded by the coding sequence ATGTATAAACTTTTTCTAGCCTGGCGTTATTTGACCAGCAGAAAGATAATGTATTTCTGTATCGCCGGTATTGCGGTGGGGGTAATGGCGCTGATAATCGTCACCTCGGTTATGGGCGGGTTCGTGCGCGAGGTGCGCGAACGCATCCGCGGCACGGCTTCGCATATCTCGGTTACCAATCCGTCAGGATATTTTATCCGTGATTACCGCAAGCTGATGGATGATATCAAGTCGGTTCAGGGCGTAGCCGCCTGCGCGCCGCGATTGGAATGGGGCGCGCTACTGGGTAACAGCCCCCAACAGATGCGTTTTGTTCAGCTTACCGGCATCGAATCGGCTCTGGAGACCAATGTCAGCGAATTTTCCAAATACCTGATTGGCAAGACTCCGGCCGATTTCGGCAACGTTCAGGATGGGGCCATCGTGGGTAGCCAGATATTCGGTATCCCGCCGTTTCACAAGACTGATACGCCGCCTATGAGCGGCACGGGCATCTCGCTTACTTCAGCCCGGTTCAGCCCTTTGGGGATACCTTTGCCGATACGCCGTGATTTTACCGTGGTGGGCGCGTTCAATATCGGCATGCTGGAATACGACACCAATATCTATATTCCGCTGTCATCGGCCCAGGACTTCCTGGGCGCGTCCAATGCGGTTACCCGCATCGCCGTAAAACTTGATGACTACGGCAAAGCGCCGCAGGTCATTAAAGAGCTTGGCTCCAGACTGCCGCCGTACCTGCTCATCCAGACCTGGGAGGATGAAAAGCGGATACTGCTCCGGGCCGTGGGCATAGAAAAGAATCTAAATGCCATCATACTTTTCTTTATCGTTATCGTCGCGGCATTCAATATCCTTTCGATGCTGACCATGCGGGTGGTGGAGAAGACGCACGATATAGGCATAATAAAGTCTATGGGCGCAACCACCGGCGGTATTGCCCAGCTATTCCTGTACCAAGGTATATTGATTGCTTTGGTCGGTTGCATCATCGGCGTGACCTGCGGTTATTTTATTGCTTCTAACCTAAATCCGATTGCCGATTTACTGCACACCCTGTCTGGATTCGAGGTATTTCCCAAGGACGTTTATATGCTGGATGAGATACCGTCCGAGATAAGTTTTCTGACGATAGTCGTTATAACTTTAGCAACCATCGCGGTGAGCGTGATATTCAGCATCTATCCGTCGGTCAAGGCCTCGCGTCTGCAACCGACTGAGGCTCTAAAATATGAGTAA
- a CDS encoding 4Fe-4S binding protein encodes MINLRRISQILFLLLFVILLLLTTARALGAYYSEPNFLLNIIPANLFFIADPLVALSVMLVSRAFIMPFLAAVIVAIATILLGRVFCGWVCPLGTVMDLFSRVKPKHSNQVLRDGGKMLKKVKYLVLMFILAAAIVGANIVGWFDPITIAFRAFALVFYPIFDYLAKGILDGVGATGAVGTLGNFGLVDPNSITFYGSAVFLGVFALIIFAVFYQSRFWCRYICPLGALLGILSKCRVLKLNIGPGCNQCGRCNIVCKTGCLSKELVLESEECIQCYTCVSKCQHHSLAINFGSNTLPKDNILPSRRGFILTAGLGILSVPILRHSIMSKRNYNTMPRLRPPGATSPEEEFLNKCIRCGECMKVCPTNGLQPLLVESGLYSMWTPTLVPRIGQCSYYCNACGQVCPTGAIKALQLEDKQESRIGLAYFDTNRCIPYVHKQTCMTCEEFCPVPDKAIAYNERNGIKYPYIVKDRCIGCGMCEKVCPVAGMAAIRVFPFKSNGNS; translated from the coding sequence ATGATTAATCTTCGGCGTATCAGTCAGATATTGTTTTTATTGTTGTTTGTCATCTTGCTTCTGCTGACCACAGCCAGGGCGTTGGGAGCCTACTACAGCGAACCTAATTTTCTGTTGAATATTATTCCGGCCAACCTGTTCTTTATCGCAGACCCATTAGTGGCTTTGTCGGTGATGTTGGTGTCCAGGGCGTTTATCATGCCGTTTCTTGCCGCGGTGATAGTTGCCATTGCCACGATATTGCTGGGCCGGGTATTTTGCGGCTGGGTCTGTCCGCTGGGCACGGTGATGGACTTGTTCAGCCGCGTTAAGCCGAAGCATTCCAACCAGGTTCTCCGCGATGGCGGCAAGATGCTCAAGAAAGTCAAATACCTTGTTTTGATGTTTATCCTGGCCGCGGCTATTGTCGGAGCTAATATAGTTGGCTGGTTTGACCCGATAACTATTGCTTTCAGGGCATTTGCGCTGGTTTTTTATCCTATTTTTGATTATCTGGCTAAGGGAATATTGGATGGTGTAGGAGCGACCGGAGCAGTCGGTACGCTGGGTAATTTTGGATTAGTTGACCCTAACTCGATAACTTTTTATGGGTCTGCTGTTTTTCTGGGTGTATTTGCTCTGATTATATTCGCCGTATTTTACCAGAGCCGTTTCTGGTGTCGTTATATTTGTCCGTTAGGCGCTTTGTTGGGTATTCTTTCCAAGTGTCGGGTGCTTAAGCTCAATATCGGTCCAGGATGCAACCAGTGCGGCAGGTGCAACATTGTTTGCAAGACCGGTTGCTTGAGCAAAGAACTGGTTCTGGAAAGCGAAGAGTGCATCCAGTGTTACACCTGCGTCAGCAAGTGCCAGCATCATTCGTTGGCCATAAACTTCGGTAGTAATACGTTGCCTAAAGATAATATCTTGCCGTCGCGCCGGGGATTTATTTTAACCGCCGGATTAGGAATACTTTCCGTGCCGATACTCAGGCATAGTATTATGAGCAAGCGTAACTATAATACAATGCCCCGGCTCAGGCCACCCGGCGCAACCAGTCCGGAAGAGGAATTTCTTAATAAGTGTATTCGTTGCGGTGAATGCATGAAGGTCTGCCCGACTAACGGACTGCAGCCGCTCCTGGTTGAATCGGGACTCTATTCTATGTGGACGCCTACGCTGGTCCCGCGCATAGGGCAGTGTTCTTACTACTGTAACGCCTGCGGACAGGTCTGTCCGACCGGAGCCATTAAGGCTTTGCAGTTGGAGGATAAACAGGAGTCCCGGATCGGGCTGGCATATTTCGATACCAACCGCTGTATTCCTTACGTGCACAAACAGACTTGCATGACCTGTGAAGAGTTCTGCCCGGTACCGGATAAGGCTATCGCCTACAATGAAAGAAACGGTATCAAGTATCCATATATCGTTAAAGATAGATGTATCGGATGCGGGATGTGCGAAAAGGTCTGTCCGGTTGCCGGAATGGCTGCTATCAGGGTATTTCCGTTCAAGAGTAACGGTAATTCGTAA
- a CDS encoding DUF362 domain-containing protein, giving the protein MNKSNRREFLKQAALGGIALVGTKFMPRAFGEDEKPKYVTTIAVVDGDDPAKMTLAALELLGGIKKFVKKDQIVAVKPNIAWERPPEFAADTNPEVVAAIVKECLKAGAKKVKVFDRPCMDARKCYEISGIKAAAEKAGAEVILIENRDAFYQEVEFPKAKELKKWPVVKEILGCDCFINVPVVKDHGSTRLSLGLKNLMGLMGGNRGKIHQNIHQKIADFATVIKPQLTIADAYRVMVRRGPNAGTEKDIVMVKKIIAGTDPVAVDSYCCTLDPFKLKGDNIDYIKFANELGLGEIDLKKVEILTKKIEKE; this is encoded by the coding sequence ATGAATAAATCAAACCGCAGAGAATTCCTTAAACAGGCCGCGTTGGGCGGCATAGCATTGGTGGGGACTAAATTCATGCCCAGGGCATTCGGCGAAGACGAAAAACCCAAATATGTGACCACCATTGCAGTGGTTGATGGCGATGACCCGGCTAAGATGACGCTGGCTGCGTTGGAACTTTTAGGCGGCATAAAGAAGTTTGTCAAGAAAGACCAGATCGTGGCGGTAAAACCAAATATCGCCTGGGAGCGTCCGCCCGAATTCGCGGCTGATACTAACCCTGAAGTGGTGGCAGCTATTGTCAAGGAATGTCTCAAGGCTGGAGCCAAGAAAGTTAAGGTTTTTGATCGTCCCTGTATGGACGCGCGCAAGTGTTATGAAATCAGCGGTATTAAAGCCGCGGCTGAGAAGGCCGGCGCTGAGGTTATCCTTATCGAGAACCGTGATGCATTTTACCAGGAAGTTGAATTCCCCAAGGCTAAGGAACTCAAGAAATGGCCGGTGGTTAAGGAAATTCTTGGATGTGACTGTTTCATTAATGTTCCGGTGGTCAAGGATCACGGCAGTACGCGGTTATCGTTGGGGCTTAAGAACCTGATGGGCCTGATGGGCGGTAACCGCGGGAAAATCCACCAGAATATACACCAAAAAATAGCAGATTTCGCTACGGTTATCAAACCGCAGCTTACTATTGCCGACGCCTACCGGGTGATGGTCCGCCGAGGGCCTAATGCCGGAACCGAAAAGGATATTGTCATGGTTAAAAAGATAATCGCCGGCACCGACCCGGTGGCCGTGGATAGCTACTGCTGCACGCTGGATCCGTTCAAGCTCAAGGGCGATAATATTGATTACATTAAGTTTGCCAATGAGTTGGGCCTGGGCGAGATTGATCTGAAAAAGGTCGAGATACTGACCAAGAAGATAGAGAAAGAATAA